The following nucleotide sequence is from Chloroflexota bacterium.
CGAAGTCTATCACCGTTTTTGCTATCTTTGTTTGCTCTCCGACAAACTGCTAGAAACCTCGTTTGATGGCGATACAGTGGAACGGGCGCTTGCTCAGGTAGCCTTAAAAATATGGGCCAGTGTACGCTCCTACGATCTCATTGGGCGTTGGGGAAAAAACGGATTTATTCTATTGCTACCGGAAACATCATTGGCAGGAGCTTCGGTTGTAGCTGATCGTATTCGTAAAAACGTAAATAATGTGCCGTTTCGGCTACCCAATAATGAGCACCTGGTATTGAGTGCCAGTATGGGATTTGTCCAAAGCGGACAGGAGCAGGTAACGACATTGGAT
It contains:
- a CDS encoding diguanylate cyclase; translated protein: EVYHRFCYLCLLSDKLLETSFDGDTVERALAQVALKIWASVRSYDLIGRWGKNGFILLLPETSLAGASVVADRIRKNVNNVPFRLPNNEHLVLSASMGFVQSGQEQVTTLDGLIQAAENALVRAGQVGGNHIVFAWET